The following proteins come from a genomic window of Roseofilum capinflatum BLCC-M114:
- a CDS encoding AbrB family transcriptional regulator, producing the protein MEKGSKYDMKILASWHQAISSNWQNLKRIIPVFTLAVVFGFTCNELGVPIGWLLGPLLVAIVYACMDSDRQPLPSSFIKVGKAMIGLYSASRFSPETLMLTTTYAVPIIVCILITGALSMFNGYLLWKWTGVDKLSSFLGAIPGSAGTLAMISEEFGAEPITVTLLQYIRMVIVVLTIPTLTLLIFSDDAVEPITTTLSTVNEATLPMVLNLPVLGICGILGVVLGQWLKLPTTGFLGAFLLGLLLFWTAPNLFFVPHWLWIIALILVGLSIGWKFDWQTVRKLWKAVLLEILLVIVLMLSCMVIGYQFHRLTNINIVTAILGFTPGGIEAMIATANQLGGDTGMVLAIQITRQMLILLGIYIFNLSIADKKTNTT; encoded by the coding sequence ATGGAAAAAGGATCAAAATATGATATGAAAATCTTGGCATCCTGGCATCAAGCCATAAGCTCAAACTGGCAGAACCTCAAAAGAATTATCCCAGTCTTCACTCTCGCTGTCGTTTTCGGCTTTACTTGCAATGAGCTAGGAGTTCCTATTGGATGGCTGCTCGGCCCCTTACTGGTTGCGATTGTGTATGCTTGTATGGACAGCGATCGCCAACCCCTCCCCTCCAGTTTTATTAAAGTGGGCAAAGCCATGATTGGCCTCTACTCTGCCTCCAGATTTTCCCCTGAAACCTTAATGTTAACCACAACTTATGCTGTACCGATCATTGTATGTATTTTGATCACGGGTGCTTTAAGTATGTTCAACGGTTACCTGCTGTGGAAATGGACAGGAGTCGATAAATTAAGCAGTTTTTTGGGAGCCATTCCTGGTTCTGCGGGTACATTAGCCATGATCAGCGAAGAGTTTGGGGCAGAACCCATAACCGTTACCCTGCTTCAATATATCCGTATGGTTATTGTTGTCCTGACTATACCCACGTTAACTTTATTAATTTTTTCCGATGATGCAGTAGAACCCATAACCACTACACTCTCAACCGTTAACGAAGCTACCCTACCCATGGTTCTCAATTTACCCGTCTTGGGCATATGCGGTATTTTAGGCGTTGTCCTAGGTCAGTGGCTTAAGCTCCCTACCACTGGATTTTTAGGCGCTTTTTTATTAGGGCTATTATTATTTTGGACTGCGCCCAACTTATTCTTTGTCCCTCATTGGTTGTGGATTATAGCCTTAATTTTAGTCGGACTCTCCATTGGCTGGAAATTTGATTGGCAAACAGTCCGCAAACTTTGGAAAGCCGTATTACTAGAAATTCTGCTAGTGATCGTCCTGATGTTATCTTGCATGGTCATTGGCTATCAATTTCATCGCCTCACTAACATCAACATTGTCACCGCAATTTTAGGGTTTACCCCTGGAGGAATAGAAGCAATGATTGCCACCGCTAATCAGTTAGGCGGTGATACGGGGATGGTCTTAGCCATACAAATTACCAGGCAAATGTTGATTTTATTAGGAATTTATATCTTCAACCTTTCGATCGCAGATAAAAAAACCAATACAACTTAG
- a CDS encoding type II toxin-antitoxin system PemK/MazF family toxin, with product MLPYPKPIRNKERPCLILQNDIGNQNGATTIVAPLLPGAKSYPFVVNVTPTAKNGLDKDRHINLSQMRAVDAQRIKNKQGDLEEIYWEEIEKAVCIELGFSLAFRSS from the coding sequence ATGTTACCCTATCCAAAACCCATCCGCAATAAAGAGCGCCCTTGTCTGATTTTGCAAAACGATATTGGCAACCAAAATGGGGCAACGACAATAGTTGCTCCATTATTGCCCGGAGCAAAAAGTTATCCATTTGTTGTGAATGTTACACCGACTGCCAAGAATGGATTAGATAAAGATCGACACATCAACTTAAGTCAAATGAGAGCTGTGGATGCCCAGAGAATTAAAAATAAACAGGGTGATTTAGAGGAGATTTACTGGGAAGAGATTGAGAAAGCGGTATGTATTGAGCTTGGTTTTAGTTTAGCATTTAGGTCTTCGTAG